One segment of Desulfonatronum thiosulfatophilum DNA contains the following:
- the chrA gene encoding chromate efflux transporter — MMPESNKAQRVWEVFKAFLGLGLTSFGGPIAHLGYFRTEFVARRKWLDEKSYADLVAMCQFLPGPASSQVGFALGLMRGGPLGAAAAWTAFTLPSALILILFAYGASFMEGPAGAGVIHGLKVVAVAIVAHAVWGMAKNLCPDRERATIALGAVLIVLLAGGALGQISAIIVGALAGLWICSGQSDYCVSRAHFPVSRLAGFIAAGIFAILLFGLPLLAIATSSQGLALFESFFRAGALVFGGGHVVLPLLEAGLVQPGWVTPDEFLAGYGAAQAVPGPLFTFAAYLGVVVEPSPNGILGAIIALIGIFAPGFLLLVAVLPFWNTFCRSEGAQALMRGANAAVVGILGAALYQPVWTSAILGSYEFALALTCFVLLEKWKTPSWAVVILAGVGGLIISLYGLA; from the coding sequence ATGATGCCGGAATCGAACAAAGCGCAGAGGGTATGGGAGGTCTTCAAGGCTTTTCTCGGTTTGGGTCTGACGTCTTTCGGCGGTCCCATCGCCCATCTCGGATATTTCCGCACCGAGTTCGTGGCGCGTCGCAAATGGCTTGATGAAAAGAGTTATGCCGACTTGGTGGCCATGTGTCAGTTTCTGCCCGGCCCGGCCAGCAGCCAAGTGGGATTCGCCCTGGGGCTGATGCGGGGCGGGCCTTTGGGTGCTGCCGCGGCCTGGACCGCCTTCACCCTGCCGTCGGCCCTCATCCTGATCCTTTTCGCATACGGCGCATCGTTCATGGAAGGACCGGCGGGCGCAGGCGTCATTCATGGCTTGAAGGTTGTCGCGGTGGCGATTGTCGCCCATGCGGTGTGGGGCATGGCCAAGAATCTCTGTCCGGACCGGGAGCGGGCCACCATCGCACTGGGCGCGGTCCTGATCGTCCTCTTGGCCGGGGGCGCGCTGGGACAGATTTCCGCGATCATTGTCGGAGCCCTGGCTGGATTATGGATTTGCAGTGGACAGAGCGACTACTGCGTCAGCCGTGCTCACTTTCCGGTTTCTCGCCTGGCCGGATTCATTGCCGCGGGGATCTTCGCAATCCTGCTCTTCGGATTGCCCCTCCTAGCCATTGCCACGTCCTCCCAAGGCTTGGCGCTCTTTGAATCATTTTTCCGGGCCGGAGCCCTGGTGTTCGGTGGCGGCCATGTGGTCCTGCCGCTTCTGGAAGCAGGACTTGTTCAGCCGGGGTGGGTCACTCCGGACGAGTTTCTTGCAGGATACGGCGCGGCACAAGCCGTTCCCGGACCATTGTTCACCTTTGCGGCCTATCTTGGAGTGGTGGTGGAGCCGTCTCCGAACGGAATACTTGGCGCCATCATCGCCCTGATCGGGATTTTCGCTCCGGGTTTTCTGCTGCTGGTGGCCGTACTGCCGTTCTGGAACACCTTTTGTCGATCTGAAGGGGCACAGGCTCTGATGCGCGGAGCCAACGCCGCGGTGGTCGGCATTCTCGGAGCGGCTTTGTATCAACCAGTCTGGACGAGCGCCATTCTTGGTTCCTATGAATTTGCACTGGCCTTGACCTGTTTCGTGCTCCTCGAAAAATGGAAGACGCCGTCCTGGGCCGTGGTGATTCTTGCCGGAGTAGGTGGGTTGATCATCAGCCTCTACGGGTTGGCGTGA
- a CDS encoding PadR family transcriptional regulator: MKDDLMQEHHDLLSGLVRLHVLHHAALQEIYGQWMIEELAEHGYRLSPGTLYPMLHAMERKGYLVSRKERDGRVWRKYYQITEKGLEGLAVAQRHLGELIKETMKRNPQGDSL, translated from the coding sequence ATGAAAGATGATCTGATGCAGGAGCACCATGACCTGCTCTCCGGCCTGGTCCGGCTGCATGTGCTGCACCATGCCGCGCTCCAGGAGATTTACGGCCAATGGATGATCGAGGAGCTGGCCGAACATGGGTACCGGCTGAGTCCGGGCACCCTCTATCCGATGCTTCATGCCATGGAACGCAAGGGCTACCTGGTTTCGCGCAAGGAACGGGACGGGCGGGTGTGGCGGAAGTATTACCAAATCACGGAGAAAGGCCTGGAGGGACTGGCCGTGGCCCAGCGCCATCTTGGGGAATTGATCAAGGAAACAATGAAGCGGAATCCACAGGGGGATTCGTTATGA
- a CDS encoding ABC transporter permease yields MNDIIDLTFLQVALAYVFVLIVLAIVRIRGIRREKEIVISSIRMTLQLVLVGYVLVYVFDNPSPYITGAIIIVMAAFAIHTIFRKFRTRLTGPLRRVIAFSMCFGTLTCIAYFLLVVVRITPWYDPQYFIPIAGMIIGNSMTGISLGVKSLLDGMTTQKHLVEEALILGATPKAATRDIVNSTFDSAIMPTINSMVGMGIVFLPGMMTGQILSGTDPTTAIAYQIAIMLGILGAVALSIITMLQLGYRTFFNKEDQLR; encoded by the coding sequence ATGAACGACATTATTGATCTGACCTTCCTGCAGGTCGCCCTGGCGTACGTCTTCGTACTGATCGTGCTGGCCATCGTCCGCATCAGAGGCATCCGGCGGGAAAAAGAAATCGTGATCTCCTCAATACGAATGACCTTACAGCTCGTCCTGGTCGGGTACGTCCTGGTCTACGTCTTCGACAATCCCAGCCCGTACATCACCGGCGCGATCATTATCGTCATGGCGGCCTTCGCGATCCACACGATCTTCCGGAAGTTCCGGACCAGGCTGACCGGTCCGCTGCGCCGGGTGATCGCCTTTTCCATGTGTTTCGGAACGCTTACCTGCATCGCCTATTTCCTGCTGGTGGTGGTGCGCATCACGCCATGGTATGATCCGCAATACTTCATACCCATTGCCGGGATGATCATCGGCAATTCCATGACGGGAATTTCCCTGGGCGTAAAATCCCTGCTGGACGGCATGACCACGCAGAAGCATCTGGTGGAGGAGGCCCTGATCCTCGGCGCAACGCCCAAGGCGGCCACCCGGGATATCGTCAACAGCACCTTTGATTCGGCCATCATGCCGACCATCAATTCCATGGTCGGCATGGGCATCGTTTTTCTGCCGGGCATGATGACCGGGCAGATACTTTCCGGGACCGACCCCACCACGGCCATCGCCTATCAGATCGCCATCATGCTGGGCATCCTCGGGGCGGTGGCCCTTTCGATCATCACCATGCTCCAGCTGGGCTATCGGACGTTTTTCAACAAGGAAGATCAACTGCGTTGA
- a CDS encoding ABC transporter ATP-binding protein has translation MKPLFEFLDVKYLDVLDLPDLRIDEGRITALVGASGSGKTTVLRMLNKMISPTSGRILFQGRDLAQEDSVTHRRNVVMLSQTPALFGLTVRDNLLAGLRFQDREEPDEQSLTQILEQVRLAKPLQEAADKLSGGERQRLALGRVLLMKPRVYLLDEPSSALDEETAQLIFEMLTSHARADGSTIVMVTHSKAAARNHADVIIEMSGGTCLNKGCSL, from the coding sequence GTGAAGCCATTGTTTGAATTCTTGGACGTGAAGTACCTCGACGTGCTGGATCTGCCCGATCTGCGCATCGACGAGGGACGGATCACGGCCCTGGTGGGAGCCAGCGGCAGCGGCAAGACCACGGTGCTGCGCATGCTGAACAAGATGATCTCACCCACCAGCGGCCGGATTCTGTTCCAGGGGCGGGATCTTGCCCAGGAAGATTCCGTGACCCATCGCCGGAACGTGGTCATGCTGTCCCAGACTCCAGCGCTTTTCGGGCTGACCGTGCGGGACAACCTTCTGGCCGGGCTGCGCTTTCAGGACCGGGAAGAGCCGGACGAGCAGTCGCTCACGCAAATTCTGGAACAGGTCCGGCTGGCCAAGCCCCTGCAGGAAGCGGCGGATAAACTCTCCGGCGGAGAACGACAGAGGCTGGCTTTGGGCCGGGTGCTGCTTATGAAGCCGCGGGTCTATCTCCTGGATGAACCATCGTCGGCTTTGGACGAGGAGACCGCGCAGCTGATCTTCGAGATGCTTACGAGTCATGCCCGGGCCGACGGCAGCACCATTGTCATGGTCACCCATTCCAAGGCCGCGGCGCGGAACCATGCGGACGTGATCATCGAAATGTCCGGCGGTACATGCCTGAACAAGGGGTGCAGTTTATGA